ATAACTTGTTTTTTGAGTAGGTTTAGCGTGCCTTGTTGTCGTTGTAGCCAATTTTGATTCGATCGTTTTTTTAATCCCAAATTATTCAAAAAATCGTCTAACTCGTTAGCCCGCTCATCAGCTGATTGGTAGTGTAGTGCAAAATAAGAAAATAATTCCATATCAATAGCGATGCGCATTGCGTAGTATTTTTGTATTAGCCATAACAATACACTTATCATACCAAGCAAACCGATTATTGCCACCAAAGGCAGTTGCAGAAATAGCGAGCAGCAGCAGCAAAAAATCGTTATAATTGCGATGAATGTTGATGTCATATCAATATTTTTACCTTGCTGTAACAAACAACTCATTGCCAAAAAACGCGTTTGATTAATGTCTGTAGTTTTCGCCATTTAATAACCTTATCCATTGATTTAATATGATCACTTGTTTAGCATTGATTACACTGTTTGGTCTGGCTTTTTTTAAAATTTGAATTGCATCATCTAAGCTTTCTGCAATTCGGTTGGATAGTAACCATGCCAGAATGATCGTTGCACTGCGAGAATAGCCTAAAGCACAGCAAACTAGTACATCGCCATGAGCCAATCCGGTATTAATCGCCTCCACACCTTTGCGACATTCATCTAACGATGGTGCAGCCATGTCCAACACGGGAACTAAGATATAGTTCTCATAATATGTTGGCATAGGTAATTCTGCACATAAATCAACAACCGTGCTAAAACGGTGTTTTTTTAATGTACTGCGGCTAGGAATACGACCCAAGTATACCTTGTTAAAAACAAGGTTAAACTCATCATCACAGCGAGTCCAAAGGCGAGAATTACCCCACATAATTAATTGGTAAGGTAGTAACAAGAAACGGCCTATAATAGTAAAGCGGCCATTCTCTTGTTTTTGAAATCCCCTCGCTCCAACAAAATAGTAATTTAATGCGGTGATGGTAAGGGCTAAAGCTAGCCAGAGCAACCAAACCGCATTGGCACCAACCATCAAAGTTATCGTGAGTAAGATGGCCGTGAAAATTAAATAGATACTTCCCCAACACCACTGTTTAGGGTAACGCGCTTGATAAAATAATGAAGCCCCTTGCGCTGGCCATAACCAAATACAGAAAGCTCCCACCAGCAACCCCGTTGGCACATCAAAAAAATGGTGTTGCCATGTGGTTAATACCGATATTGCGATAAGAGAAAACCA
The genomic region above belongs to Orbaceae bacterium lpD02 and contains:
- a CDS encoding phosphatase PAP2/dual specificity phosphatase family protein; this translates as MFLTRERGLWFRSILYLLLLTLFFFSSYGLANWFTSQRSDVGIVVFSWEKIIPLWSWTIIPYWSIDIFYGLAILLAPSVFQLNILVKRLFSAQVICITCFLIWPLMFSFERPELDGYSGMLFDLLMGFDKPFNQAPSLHITLLVILWVFYAKYLHGIWQWLLHIWFSLIAISVLTTWQHHFFDVPTGLLVGAFCIWLWPAQGASLFYQARYPKQWCWGSIYLIFTAILLTITLMVGANAVWLLWLALALTITALNYYFVGARGFQKQENGRFTIIGRFLLLPYQLIMWGNSRLWTRCDDEFNLVFNKVYLGRIPSRSTLKKHRFSTVVDLCAELPMPTYYENYILVPVLDMAAPSLDECRKGVEAINTGLAHGDVLVCCALGYSRSATIILAWLLSNRIAESLDDAIQILKKARPNSVINAKQVIILNQWIRLLNGENYRH